In Pollutimonas sp. M17, a single genomic region encodes these proteins:
- the pqqC gene encoding pyrroloquinoline-quinone synthase PqqC codes for MNTPAEPLRLAENTPWNRQEFEAQLRAKGAGYHIHHPFNVKMNEGRLRPDQIRAWVANRFYYQIRIPQKDAAIIANCPDRDTRRKWVRRILDHDGYDGHEGGIEAWVRLGEATGIPRDDLLSLKLLVPGVRFAVDAYVNFARQAPWQEAVCSSLTEMFAPQIHKDRLANWPQHYPWIQAEGLHYFRSRIPLAERDVEHGLHVTLDYFTTRPQQMRALEILQFKLDILWTMLDAIEKAHP; via the coding sequence GTGAATACACCCGCAGAGCCGCTGCGCCTGGCCGAGAACACCCCCTGGAATCGCCAGGAGTTCGAAGCGCAATTGCGCGCCAAAGGCGCCGGCTACCATATTCATCATCCCTTCAACGTGAAAATGAACGAGGGCCGGCTGCGCCCGGATCAGATACGCGCCTGGGTGGCCAATCGCTTTTACTACCAGATACGCATACCGCAAAAAGACGCCGCCATCATTGCCAACTGTCCCGACCGCGACACACGCCGCAAATGGGTGCGGCGCATCCTGGATCACGACGGCTACGACGGCCACGAGGGCGGCATCGAAGCCTGGGTCAGGCTGGGCGAGGCCACAGGCATACCGCGCGACGACCTGCTCTCGCTGAAGCTGCTGGTGCCGGGCGTGCGGTTTGCGGTCGATGCCTACGTCAACTTCGCCCGCCAGGCCCCCTGGCAGGAGGCGGTATGTTCGTCGCTGACTGAAATGTTCGCGCCGCAGATCCATAAGGATCGCCTCGCCAACTGGCCGCAGCACTATCCCTGGATACAGGCGGAAGGCCTGCATTATTTCCGCAGCCGCATCCCTCTGGCGGAGCGCGATGTGGAGCATGGCCTGCATGTCACGCTGGACTACTTCACCACGCGCCCGCAACAGATGCGCGCGCTGGAGATCCTGCAGTTCAAGCTCGACATACTCTGGACCATGCTCGATGCCATTGAAAAAGCCCATCCCTAG
- the pqqB gene encoding pyrroloquinoline quinone biosynthesis protein PqqB, with product MKILVLGSAAGGGFPQWNCNCPNCQGVRKGSIRAHARTQSSIAVSSDGVDWILINASPDILSQIRANPALQPERGTRDTGIRAVVLMDAQIDHVTGLLMLREGRPLPLYCTASVWDDLSNGLPLAKVLSHYCGLLWQPLPAHRSAHEPCIRIPGFDDIGFTPLSLKSKAPPYSPKRDTPGADDNIGLLIEDRTTGRKLFYAPGLAEIEPHVDEAMRMADCVLVDGTLWTEDEMIRLGLSRKTASDMGHLPQSGPNGMMAALDALGTRRKILIHINNSNPILNEDSQEASILKNHGIETAFDGMEINL from the coding sequence ATGAAAATCCTGGTTCTCGGATCGGCGGCGGGCGGCGGGTTTCCGCAATGGAACTGCAACTGCCCGAACTGCCAGGGCGTGCGCAAGGGCAGCATACGGGCTCACGCCCGCACACAGTCGTCCATCGCCGTGTCCAGCGACGGCGTCGATTGGATCCTCATCAACGCCTCGCCCGACATCCTGAGCCAGATCCGCGCGAATCCGGCCTTGCAGCCCGAGCGCGGGACGCGCGACACCGGCATACGCGCCGTCGTTCTCATGGACGCGCAAATCGACCATGTCACGGGCCTGCTCATGCTGCGCGAAGGCCGGCCCTTGCCACTGTACTGCACGGCGTCGGTATGGGACGACCTGTCCAACGGCCTGCCGCTGGCCAAGGTGCTGTCCCATTACTGCGGCCTGCTATGGCAGCCCCTGCCCGCCCATCGATCCGCGCACGAGCCCTGTATCCGGATTCCGGGCTTCGACGATATCGGTTTCACGCCCCTGAGCCTGAAAAGCAAGGCGCCGCCTTATTCGCCGAAGCGCGATACTCCGGGCGCCGACGACAACATCGGCCTGCTCATCGAGGACAGGACCACCGGTCGAAAACTGTTCTATGCCCCTGGACTCGCCGAAATAGAGCCGCATGTCGATGAAGCCATGCGCATGGCCGACTGTGTGCTGGTGGACGGCACATTATGGACGGAAGACGAAATGATACGGCTCGGGCTGTCCCGGAAAACCGCGTCCGACATGGGCCATCTGCCGCAATCGGGCCCCAATGGCATGATGGCCGCGCTGGACGCACTGGGTACGCGGCGCAAGATCCTCATCCACATCAACAACAGCAACCCCATACTGAATGAGGATTCGCAAGAAGCCTCGATACTGAAAAACCACGGCATTGAAACCGCCTTCGACGGGATGGAGATAAACCTGTGA
- the pqqA gene encoding pyrroloquinoline quinone precursor peptide PqqA yields MKWTKPAFRDLRFGFEITMYIANR; encoded by the coding sequence ATGAAATGGACCAAACCAGCATTTCGCGATCTGCGCTTCGGCTTTGAAATCACCATGTACATTGCCAATCGCTGA